The following are from one region of the Paenalkalicoccus suaedae genome:
- a CDS encoding YrrS family protein: protein MNNNEPRFRRGDRKKGKFDLILNISIGLVALLIVVVGGTLIFGGGSNDTAGSANTNVASNDVSSDSDNSTITGDISVDNGSNSTSESNTNNVGSNNSGNAEVPEVDENISENENNIANENNNEVNNTNIAELDGSESGGPEGEWSPIGTVQEEPFSAVYDQGHVNWSEMTRALVYATGLSQDEMTIWRIENGGNERRAVGYVSTGAEANTPYRVEMEFVANEGWMPQSVERLSSNPHR, encoded by the coding sequence ATGAATAATAATGAACCACGCTTTCGCCGCGGTGATCGCAAAAAAGGAAAATTTGATCTTATATTAAATATATCCATCGGATTAGTTGCCTTGTTGATTGTCGTTGTTGGGGGGACGCTTATTTTTGGTGGAGGCTCTAATGATACAGCCGGCTCCGCAAATACGAATGTTGCGTCTAATGATGTATCCTCTGATTCAGATAATAGTACTATTACTGGGGATATTTCTGTTGATAACGGATCAAACAGTACGAGTGAATCAAATACGAACAACGTAGGATCTAATAACTCAGGAAATGCAGAGGTTCCTGAAGTTGATGAAAACATTAGCGAGAACGAGAATAACATTGCAAATGAGAATAACAACGAAGTCAATAACACAAATATTGCAGAGCTTGATGGATCAGAATCGGGTGGACCCGAGGGCGAATGGAGTCCAATTGGTACAGTTCAAGAAGAGCCATTCTCTGCTGTATATGACCAAGGCCACGTAAACTGGTCCGAGATGACTCGAGCGCTTGTCTATGCAACAGGATTGTCTCAGGATGAGATGACTATTTGGAGAATCGAAAACGGAGGAAATGAGCGTCGAGCGGTCGGATATGTAAGCACTGGTGCGGAAGCTAACACGCCTTACCGAGTGGAGATGGAGTTCGTCGCAAATGAAGGCTGGATGCCTCAGTCTGTCGAGCGATTATCTTCAAACCCTCATAGATAA
- a CDS encoding DUF2536 family protein, with product MILRPDSIHDKVEFFQAKSLADLENRIAAKIDANTALLLEVHHVSHQLTFDPESGKPYYTASVHFKAKK from the coding sequence GTGATATTAAGACCAGATTCGATTCATGATAAAGTCGAGTTCTTTCAAGCTAAATCTCTTGCTGATTTAGAAAATAGGATAGCAGCAAAAATAGACGCTAATACTGCCCTTCTTTTAGAAGTACATCACGTCTCGCATCAGCTAACATTTGATCCAGAGTCAGGGAAACCATACTATACAGCAAGCGTTCATTTTAAAGCAAAAAAATAG
- the mtnN gene encoding 5'-methylthioadenosine/S-adenosylhomocysteine nucleosidase has protein sequence MRIGIIGAMEEEVELLKEKMQRTEERIIAGCEFYQGRLNGVDVVLSKSGIGKVNAAICTTLMNQLFYPDYIINTGSAGGFHKELSVGDIVISTEVRYNDVDATVFGYEFGQVPRMPAAYEPNAYLMDVASECAKEIGINSVKGLVISGDSFISSEAQTSLIRSHFEDPYCSEMEAGAIAQVCHQFQCPFVIIRSLSDIAGQDAKLSYDQFLETASVNSANMVLLMVEELRVGAK, from the coding sequence ATGCGCATCGGAATTATTGGCGCGATGGAAGAGGAAGTAGAGCTGTTAAAGGAAAAAATGCAGCGTACGGAAGAGAGAATCATTGCTGGCTGTGAGTTTTATCAGGGCCGTTTAAATGGGGTAGATGTTGTTTTATCAAAGTCTGGAATTGGTAAAGTGAATGCCGCTATTTGTACAACGCTTATGAATCAACTTTTTTATCCAGACTACATTATTAACACCGGTTCAGCTGGGGGCTTTCATAAAGAGCTTTCAGTAGGAGATATCGTGATTTCTACAGAGGTCCGCTATAATGATGTGGATGCTACCGTATTTGGATATGAATTTGGTCAGGTGCCACGTATGCCAGCGGCCTATGAGCCTAATGCGTATTTAATGGATGTAGCATCAGAGTGCGCGAAGGAGATTGGTATTAACTCGGTTAAAGGACTTGTGATTTCTGGTGATTCCTTTATTAGTAGCGAAGCACAAACATCTCTCATCAGGTCTCATTTTGAAGATCCTTATTGCTCGGAGATGGAAGCTGGAGCAATTGCTCAAGTCTGTCATCAGTTCCAATGCCCGTTTGTCATCATTCGTTCGTTATCAGATATTGCAGGTCAAGATGCCAAGCTTTCTTACGATCAATTTTTAGAAACAGCGTCAGTAAACTCGGCCAATATGGTCCTTCTAATGGTAGAAGAACTTCGAGTAGGAGCTAAATAA
- a CDS encoding NUDIX hydrolase, giving the protein MDSLSPALKSYLQTREASIMDSHQYREYAIFVPLMKIDGSYHLVFEVRSEHVSQPGEICFPGGRIDPEDPSARSAAGRELEEELGLHSEDYTILGELDYLVMQGRSIMHVFIGEINETAIIKADSAEVEEIFTVPVDTLLQMRPDRHHINLEFAPSEEFPFHLIPNGKDYPFRGGRVNELFYEYQGYVIWGLTARILKHALQELSQAT; this is encoded by the coding sequence TTGGATTCTTTATCCCCTGCGTTAAAATCATATTTACAAACGAGAGAAGCGTCCATTATGGACTCACACCAATACAGAGAATATGCTATTTTTGTCCCCTTGATGAAAATCGATGGAAGCTATCATCTTGTATTCGAAGTGCGTTCTGAGCACGTATCTCAACCCGGAGAGATTTGCTTCCCAGGCGGAAGAATTGACCCTGAAGACCCTTCTGCTCGCTCTGCAGCTGGTCGAGAGCTTGAGGAAGAACTTGGTCTCCACTCGGAAGACTATACGATCCTTGGTGAACTAGATTATCTTGTCATGCAAGGCCGATCTATTATGCATGTCTTTATAGGTGAGATAAATGAAACGGCAATCATCAAGGCGGACAGTGCAGAAGTAGAGGAAATATTTACTGTACCAGTAGACACACTCCTGCAAATGCGACCAGATAGACACCATATCAACCTTGAGTTTGCCCCATCGGAAGAATTTCCTTTTCACTTAATACCAAACGGGAAGGACTATCCCTTCCGTGGTGGTCGGGTAAATGAGTTGTTTTATGAGTATCAAGGGTATGTGATTTGGGGTCTGACAGCGAGGATTCTAAAACACGCCTTACAAGAGCTATCTCAAGCAACGTAA
- a CDS encoding S9 family peptidase — MMQKRAITAKDLESLHVIKDPHLHSGKVAYIRQTINTESEYESHLFVQDIDEPVATQWTFGDGRIEAPAFSPNGQWITFTGLKHDDKKPQLYIQSTHGGEPKKITSFTNGVSKPIWSPDSSTILFTTAIKKDGDQVDEQTSSKSQKKVITRLAYKSDAKGFLTDATNQLVTYDIGTNTTTVLTNESVDLTPSGFSPDAKKIVLFANFEGDAHILSDIYLFDMETKELEKITASNGSFTQASYSPDGRYLAILGHERAFKGATYQKLWTYEFATKELRNITKSSDEHLTDVMIGDIRGGMAYSEPVWHEDSIYTLCSKNGATELVRVGLDGEITRVTSENNHVYAFSLEGDTGVIGVSSPTRPGELYTLSLDSSKLKPLTAFNEDLLKDVHVEEPEEMIIKASDGLSIQGWLLKPYGFREGATYPGILEIHGGPHAMYGQTFFHEMQLFAAQGYAVFYSNPRGSHGYGQEFVNAVRGDYGGMDYDDLMTFTDAVLEENPWIDTTRLGVTGGSYGGFMTNWIVAKNNRFKVAATLRCISNWISFYGVSDIGYFFTEWEVGADFLADPDKLWEHSPLRYVNDIETPLLIMHGELDYRCPIEQAEQLYIALKMREKDVRFVRFPESNHELSRSGKPYLRQERLDELVTWFNDKL, encoded by the coding sequence ATGATGCAAAAACGAGCGATAACAGCGAAAGATTTAGAATCCCTTCACGTAATAAAAGATCCACATTTACATAGCGGGAAGGTTGCTTACATACGTCAAACGATTAATACAGAATCCGAATACGAGTCGCATTTGTTTGTGCAGGATATAGATGAGCCTGTGGCTACACAGTGGACGTTTGGTGATGGACGTATCGAGGCACCAGCCTTTTCTCCAAATGGGCAGTGGATTACGTTTACCGGTTTAAAGCACGATGATAAGAAGCCTCAGCTTTATATTCAGTCTACACATGGTGGCGAACCTAAAAAAATAACCTCTTTTACAAATGGTGTCAGTAAACCAATTTGGTCTCCAGATTCAAGCACTATCTTATTTACGACTGCAATCAAGAAAGACGGAGATCAAGTTGATGAACAAACAAGCTCGAAGTCGCAAAAGAAAGTTATAACAAGACTTGCCTATAAGTCTGATGCAAAAGGATTCCTTACGGATGCAACAAACCAGCTTGTTACTTACGATATTGGAACGAATACAACGACTGTTTTAACGAATGAATCAGTCGATTTAACCCCTTCTGGATTTTCGCCAGACGCAAAAAAGATCGTGCTCTTTGCAAACTTTGAAGGAGATGCGCATATTTTATCTGACATATATCTATTCGATATGGAGACAAAAGAGTTAGAGAAAATCACAGCAAGCAACGGCTCCTTTACGCAAGCAAGCTATTCACCTGATGGACGCTATCTGGCTATTTTAGGACATGAGCGTGCGTTTAAAGGTGCAACGTATCAAAAGCTTTGGACGTACGAATTCGCCACAAAAGAATTACGTAACATAACAAAATCATCCGATGAGCATTTGACAGACGTGATGATTGGCGATATTAGAGGCGGTATGGCTTACTCTGAGCCAGTTTGGCATGAGGATAGTATTTACACCTTATGTAGCAAAAATGGCGCCACAGAGCTCGTACGCGTTGGTTTAGATGGAGAAATTACTCGCGTAACGTCTGAGAATAATCATGTGTACGCATTTTCTTTAGAGGGAGATACTGGTGTAATAGGTGTGTCCTCTCCTACTAGGCCTGGTGAGCTTTATACGCTGTCGTTAGATTCTTCTAAGCTTAAGCCATTAACTGCTTTTAACGAGGACTTGCTAAAGGATGTCCATGTTGAAGAGCCTGAAGAAATGATAATAAAGGCCTCAGATGGTTTATCGATTCAAGGATGGCTTTTAAAACCGTATGGGTTTAGAGAAGGCGCAACTTATCCTGGTATTTTAGAGATCCATGGCGGACCACATGCTATGTATGGGCAAACCTTCTTCCATGAAATGCAACTATTTGCCGCACAAGGCTACGCCGTATTTTACTCTAACCCGAGAGGGAGCCACGGATATGGACAGGAATTTGTGAATGCTGTGCGAGGGGATTACGGTGGCATGGATTACGATGATTTAATGACCTTCACCGATGCCGTACTGGAAGAAAACCCGTGGATTGATACAACAAGGCTTGGGGTCACTGGTGGTAGCTACGGTGGATTTATGACAAACTGGATTGTTGCGAAAAATAATCGTTTTAAAGTAGCAGCTACACTTCGCTGTATTTCTAACTGGATCAGCTTTTACGGTGTTAGTGATATTGGCTACTTCTTTACGGAATGGGAGGTTGGCGCTGATTTCTTGGCCGATCCGGACAAGCTATGGGAACACTCGCCATTGCGTTATGTGAATGACATCGAAACGCCTTTATTAATCATGCACGGGGAGCTTGACTATCGCTGTCCAATTGAGCAGGCCGAACAGCTATATATAGCCCTTAAAATGCGAGAGAAAGATGTCCGCTTCGTTCGTTTTCCAGAGTCAAACCATGAGCTATCAAGAAGCGGGAAGCCTTATTTGAGACAAGAGCGACTCGATGAGCTTGTGACGTGGTTTAACGACAAGCTGTAG
- a CDS encoding metal ABC transporter solute-binding protein, Zn/Mn family produces MKRTALFLAGSALFISACSNEDASNEREGIYVTTSFSVIGDFVEQVLGEHGTVDYLVPIGEEPHEYEPVPSDFRNVSDSEVFYTNGLGLEEWLNRVVDNASETDIVELSEGVTEIPIEGEGAPDPHAWLSPKNVSYYLTNIVADLSERYPEHAEDFEANAANYQEQIDELILEMEESFEGIEEEKRLIVVSENAFKYFGEDFGFETDGIWELNSSEEGTTGQINRVIDVINEREIPAVFVETTVDQRFMETISSNTNVPIAGEVYTDAVGLEGSGAETYLDMIRHNATVFSEGLTEQ; encoded by the coding sequence ATGAAACGTACAGCATTATTTTTAGCAGGGTCAGCGTTATTTATCTCAGCTTGTAGCAATGAGGACGCATCAAATGAACGTGAAGGTATTTATGTCACAACTAGCTTTTCTGTTATTGGAGATTTTGTTGAGCAGGTTTTGGGGGAGCATGGGACAGTTGACTACCTCGTGCCAATTGGAGAGGAACCTCACGAATACGAGCCGGTGCCAAGTGACTTCCGTAACGTAAGTGACTCGGAGGTATTTTATACGAATGGTTTAGGGCTTGAAGAGTGGTTAAATCGCGTTGTCGATAATGCGTCTGAGACAGATATTGTAGAATTATCTGAGGGCGTGACGGAGATTCCAATTGAGGGTGAGGGAGCGCCAGATCCTCATGCATGGCTATCACCTAAAAATGTGAGCTATTACTTAACAAATATTGTAGCCGATTTATCTGAGCGATATCCGGAGCACGCAGAAGACTTTGAGGCAAACGCAGCTAATTATCAAGAGCAAATTGATGAACTCATCCTAGAGATGGAAGAGAGCTTTGAAGGTATTGAGGAAGAGAAGCGTTTAATTGTTGTAAGTGAGAATGCATTTAAGTATTTTGGAGAGGACTTTGGTTTTGAAACGGATGGCATTTGGGAGCTTAACTCGTCTGAGGAGGGCACTACTGGACAAATTAATCGTGTGATCGATGTGATAAACGAGCGAGAGATTCCTGCCGTCTTTGTCGAAACAACGGTAGATCAGCGCTTCATGGAGACGATTTCGTCTAACACAAATGTACCTATTGCTGGAGAAGTGTATACCGATGCAGTAGGCTTAGAGGGATCTGGAGCCGAGACGTACCTTGACATGATACGTCATAATGCCACCGTCTTTAGTGAGGGACTTACCGAGCAGTAA
- a CDS encoding aldo/keto reductase — MTQLRPLGKSDIKLSPLGLGCWQFSKGNNPIGKYWSTLEDEDMKAIIQTSLDGGINWFDTAEIYGKGESERTLASTLDKLDVPFEDALIATKWWPLMRKAESITQTIHARMDALNQRPISLYQVHQPFSLSSVQRQMEEMASLIDKGLIQSVGVSNFSAKAMREAHAVLESYGIPLVSNQVKYSLLDRSIEKNGVLDAAKELGISIIAYSPLEQGLLTGKYHDDQELFKSLSGPRKYMGKYKGKQLEKTRSLIELMRDLASKYNVTISQVALNWMIHYHGETVFVIPGASKVKHAKENVGAMSFKLSDTELLQLSDEAWRVGK; from the coding sequence ATGACGCAATTACGCCCGTTGGGGAAATCAGACATAAAGCTAAGCCCATTAGGCCTTGGCTGCTGGCAGTTTAGTAAAGGGAATAATCCGATTGGAAAGTATTGGAGTACACTTGAAGATGAAGACATGAAAGCGATCATTCAGACCTCTTTAGATGGAGGTATTAACTGGTTTGATACTGCTGAAATCTACGGAAAAGGAGAGTCTGAGCGCACGCTCGCATCTACGCTCGACAAACTCGACGTACCGTTTGAAGATGCGCTAATTGCGACTAAATGGTGGCCATTGATGCGTAAGGCTGAGTCTATTACGCAAACCATTCATGCAAGAATGGATGCATTAAATCAGCGTCCTATTAGTCTTTATCAGGTACATCAGCCATTTTCGCTTTCCTCTGTGCAAAGACAAATGGAAGAGATGGCGTCTTTAATTGATAAGGGTCTAATTCAGTCAGTTGGTGTAAGTAATTTTTCTGCAAAAGCGATGCGAGAGGCTCATGCTGTGCTTGAATCATACGGCATTCCACTAGTCTCTAATCAGGTGAAATACAGCCTGCTTGATCGTTCTATCGAAAAAAACGGCGTACTAGACGCGGCAAAAGAGCTTGGAATATCCATCATAGCCTATTCACCACTAGAGCAAGGCCTACTTACAGGTAAATATCATGATGATCAAGAGCTATTTAAATCGCTTTCTGGACCAAGGAAATACATGGGTAAATACAAAGGCAAGCAATTAGAAAAAACAAGGTCATTAATTGAATTGATGCGGGATCTCGCTTCAAAATATAATGTTACGATCAGTCAGGTTGCTTTAAATTGGATGATTCATTATCACGGAGAGACTGTATTTGTGATTCCAGGGGCATCAAAAGTAAAGCATGCGAAAGAAAATGTTGGTGCGATGAGCTTTAAACTTTCTGATACCGAGCTGTTGCAACTATCAGACGAAGCTTGGCGAGTAGGCAAATAA
- the dapF gene encoding diaminopimelate epimerase, producing MQLPLLKCHGSDNDFIIIDELFEDITLTEAQRVEIAVQLSDRKRIVGSDGILFVQKSEHADAKMRMLNSDGSEAEMCGNGLRCVARYVIERLDSKELVIETMKADLPVAQVDNLFDDVETFEVAIEPVSLTPSTLPLLVEKNTVVEEVLSELDESLTFTALSVPNPHLVTVVPEVRDDVAKQIGEKANELKTLLPNGTNVSFMKQVADQMVYVRTFERGVGLTNACGTAMSASSLVACLLEMVSFDKPITVLNPGGMVQTLVTQDSHGQYFIKLRGNATYEFAAVVDIDFDDKEQTVLLEQDVFEEEALKYEGLRQAAKELAVG from the coding sequence GTGCAACTACCACTATTAAAGTGTCATGGGTCAGACAATGACTTTATTATCATTGATGAACTATTTGAAGATATTACGTTAACAGAAGCGCAGCGAGTAGAGATCGCTGTTCAGCTTTCCGATCGAAAAAGAATAGTCGGGTCGGACGGGATTTTGTTTGTGCAAAAAAGTGAGCACGCAGATGCTAAAATGCGTATGTTAAACAGCGATGGTTCTGAAGCAGAAATGTGCGGGAACGGTCTTCGTTGCGTAGCAAGATATGTTATTGAGCGTCTTGATTCGAAGGAGCTTGTTATTGAGACTATGAAAGCCGATTTACCGGTAGCTCAAGTAGATAACCTTTTCGATGATGTCGAAACATTTGAAGTGGCGATCGAGCCAGTGTCATTAACGCCTTCAACACTTCCACTGCTTGTAGAGAAAAACACAGTAGTAGAAGAAGTTTTGTCAGAGCTAGACGAGTCGTTAACCTTTACTGCATTAAGCGTTCCGAACCCGCATTTAGTTACGGTCGTCCCAGAAGTGCGTGACGACGTAGCGAAGCAAATTGGTGAGAAAGCGAATGAGCTTAAGACATTGCTACCTAATGGAACCAATGTTAGCTTCATGAAGCAAGTAGCGGATCAAATGGTCTACGTGCGTACGTTTGAACGAGGCGTTGGACTAACGAATGCTTGTGGTACCGCTATGTCTGCCTCCAGTCTGGTAGCTTGTTTACTTGAGATGGTTTCTTTTGATAAACCAATTACCGTTTTAAACCCTGGTGGAATGGTTCAAACACTGGTCACACAGGATAGCCATGGCCAGTATTTTATTAAACTTAGAGGAAATGCGACGTATGAGTTTGCCGCTGTCGTAGATATTGATTTTGACGATAAAGAGCAAACTGTTCTTTTAGAGCAAGACGTTTTTGAAGAGGAAGCGTTAAAGTATGAAGGCTTAAGACAAGCAGCAAAGGAATTAGCTGTAGGGTAA
- a CDS encoding aldo/keto reductase: protein MDFVTLNNGLKMPQLGYGVWQVPDEDAAEAVKNALEVGYRSIDTAMIYQNEKGVGQAIKESEVPREELFITTKVWNSDQGFDNTLKAFDASLERLGLDYVDLYLIHWPTPEFDEYVDTYKALEKLYHDGKVKAIGVCNFDIDHLQRLLDKCDVVPVLNQVECHPFLAQDELKTFCHENNIFVEAWSPLMQGGEVLNHPIVHGIAESHNKTGAQVILRWHLQNNSIVIPKSVTPSRIQENFDVFDFELTDDEMELIHNLDRGIRKGPKPSEMNKR, encoded by the coding sequence ATGGATTTTGTAACATTAAATAATGGTTTGAAAATGCCGCAGCTAGGCTATGGCGTTTGGCAAGTACCAGATGAAGACGCAGCAGAAGCGGTAAAGAACGCCCTTGAAGTCGGTTATCGCTCCATCGACACAGCCATGATTTATCAGAACGAAAAAGGTGTAGGCCAAGCCATTAAAGAAAGCGAGGTACCACGCGAAGAATTATTTATTACAACTAAAGTGTGGAATTCCGATCAAGGCTTTGATAACACGCTAAAAGCGTTTGACGCAAGTTTAGAGAGGCTTGGTTTAGATTATGTAGACCTATACTTAATTCACTGGCCAACTCCTGAATTTGATGAATATGTCGACACGTACAAAGCATTAGAAAAGCTTTACCACGATGGAAAAGTAAAAGCGATCGGCGTATGTAATTTCGATATTGACCATTTACAGCGTTTGCTTGATAAATGCGACGTTGTACCGGTACTTAACCAGGTAGAGTGTCATCCGTTCCTCGCACAAGATGAGCTTAAAACATTCTGCCACGAAAATAACATTTTCGTTGAAGCATGGAGTCCATTAATGCAAGGTGGAGAGGTTCTTAATCACCCTATCGTTCACGGAATTGCAGAGTCGCATAATAAAACAGGTGCACAAGTTATTTTACGCTGGCATCTGCAAAATAACTCCATTGTCATTCCTAAGTCCGTAACGCCATCGCGTATACAGGAAAACTTCGACGTATTTGATTTCGAGCTTACTGACGACGAAATGGAACTAATTCACAATTTAGATCGCGGTATCCGTAAAGGACCAAAACCAAGTGAAATGAATAAGAGATAA
- the sigK gene encoding RNA polymerase sporulation sigma factor SigK, translated as MSSILAAIQAFKEMVVFVSYVKNNAFPKPLRQEDETMYLKAMAQGDADARNKLIEHNLRLVAHIVKRFDNTKEEVEDLISIGTIGLIKAVESYSEGKGTKLATYAARCIENEILMHLRAKKKSRKDVSLYDPIGQDKEGNEISLLDILQEQERDIAEEMQAKLDKQQMFRYMHVLDEREKLVISKRYGIYDVEEETQREIAKNLQISRSYVSRIEKRALLKLYQEFYREEQAREKPSS; from the coding sequence ATGTCATCGATCCTTGCAGCAATTCAAGCATTTAAAGAAATGGTTGTTTTTGTTTCATACGTAAAAAATAATGCGTTCCCTAAGCCGCTCCGCCAAGAAGATGAAACGATGTATTTAAAAGCTATGGCACAAGGAGATGCAGACGCGCGAAATAAATTGATTGAACACAACCTTCGACTCGTTGCTCATATTGTGAAGAGATTCGACAATACAAAAGAAGAAGTGGAAGATCTTATTTCCATAGGGACGATAGGACTCATCAAAGCGGTAGAATCTTATTCCGAAGGAAAGGGCACGAAGCTTGCAACGTATGCAGCTAGATGTATTGAGAACGAGATCCTTATGCACCTTCGTGCTAAAAAGAAATCACGTAAAGATGTCTCCTTATATGATCCGATTGGTCAAGATAAAGAAGGAAATGAAATATCATTACTCGATATTTTACAAGAGCAGGAGCGAGATATTGCAGAAGAGATGCAGGCGAAATTAGATAAACAGCAAATGTTTCGTTATATGCACGTGCTCGATGAGAGAGAAAAGCTAGTCATCTCAAAGAGGTATGGTATTTATGATGTAGAAGAAGAAACGCAAAGAGAGATCGCTAAAAATTTGCAAATCTCTCGTAGCTACGTTTCGCGAATTGAGAAAAGAGCTCTTTTAAAGCTCTATCAAGAATTTTACCGAGAGGAGCAAGCGAGGGAGAAGCCATCATCTTAA
- a CDS encoding Ger(x)C family spore germination protein produces the protein MRVILFILCILLCTSCWDARQLRDITVVKASAIDVSEEGHIILSVASLVAASDQRSAAIQIESAIDHSERGARLELESRYSESIDFSKLRTLFVSNKVAENDIYPYLDAYYRSPRGALASKLVIVDGLASQIINIQPTDRPHTSELVADMVHAGEQQTLIPITNIQLVCPFFFDDGSDALIPVVKLENGKPVLNAVAIFNNKQMSGTLNLRESKLILLMKGAKQSRALLVNQVNDSNEGENIENFISYKVEKAKSSLKVDVDPSADKVTARVNTKLEINVLEFPHDKLTEPGVIKDLEELLTQQLTDEALEVFKKLQEANCDALGVGKRVFAFHPSYYEQKSWKERYPSITIEPSIQVEIVRHGVLD, from the coding sequence ATGAGAGTCATCCTATTTATTCTATGTATTTTGCTTTGTACATCTTGTTGGGATGCCAGACAGCTACGGGACATCACTGTAGTGAAAGCATCTGCCATAGATGTAAGTGAGGAGGGTCATATTATATTATCCGTAGCTTCCTTAGTAGCAGCCAGTGACCAACGCTCAGCAGCTATTCAAATCGAGTCTGCAATCGATCATTCTGAGAGAGGAGCACGACTTGAGTTAGAATCTAGATATTCAGAGTCCATTGACTTCTCTAAATTACGTACGCTTTTTGTCAGTAATAAGGTGGCTGAGAACGATATTTATCCTTATCTAGATGCCTATTATAGATCCCCACGTGGAGCCCTCGCATCAAAACTTGTTATTGTAGATGGATTAGCTAGTCAAATTATTAATATTCAACCAACTGACAGACCCCACACTAGTGAATTAGTAGCGGATATGGTCCACGCAGGGGAGCAGCAAACGTTAATCCCTATAACGAATATTCAGTTAGTCTGTCCCTTCTTTTTTGATGACGGCTCGGACGCTCTCATTCCCGTAGTAAAATTAGAAAATGGGAAGCCAGTATTGAACGCTGTCGCAATTTTTAACAACAAACAAATGAGCGGTACACTTAATTTGAGGGAATCGAAGCTTATTCTACTAATGAAAGGCGCTAAACAGAGTAGAGCGCTTTTAGTTAATCAAGTAAATGATTCAAATGAAGGTGAAAATATTGAGAATTTCATTTCCTATAAGGTTGAAAAAGCGAAGAGCTCATTAAAAGTAGATGTTGATCCATCAGCCGATAAGGTGACTGCTCGTGTAAACACGAAGTTAGAGATCAATGTATTAGAGTTTCCTCATGATAAATTAACCGAGCCAGGTGTCATCAAAGATTTGGAAGAATTACTTACTCAACAGCTAACAGACGAAGCCTTAGAGGTATTCAAAAAACTCCAAGAAGCAAACTGCGATGCTCTTGGAGTCGGTAAACGCGTCTTCGCTTTTCATCCATCTTATTATGAGCAAAAGAGCTGGAAGGAGCGTTACCCATCAATCACAATAGAACCATCTATTCAAGTAGAAATAGTGCGTCACGGAGTTTTAGATTAA